A genome region from Novipirellula caenicola includes the following:
- a CDS encoding dihydroorotate dehydrogenase electron transfer subunit: MSKLPHTKLHAKYYADKMAQVHSVIEQNELVGEKTYRLRIAAPAIASTVVPGQFVMIRIAGTDAPLIGRALAVYNVTADSAGDPTYIDLVYLRKGVMTEALATSPLGTAVTVWGPLGNGFSTVGCDRLIMAVGGIGQTPMLMLGREAMGSQSFGSPARENGWSNHVELIYGARTKALLAGVDDFRGAKFQVTLCTDDGSEGVRQLVPDALAARLAELPQDEKIRVVTCGPEIMMEKVAEVCAAANIDCDVSMETPMACGIGVCFSCVAKIRQEGPEPWDYKRTCVEGPIFSANDVCW, from the coding sequence ATGTCGAAGTTGCCCCATACGAAGTTGCACGCAAAGTATTACGCCGACAAGATGGCTCAAGTCCACTCGGTCATTGAGCAAAACGAACTTGTCGGCGAAAAGACGTATCGGTTACGGATTGCCGCGCCGGCCATTGCGTCGACCGTCGTGCCTGGCCAATTTGTGATGATCCGGATCGCCGGTACCGATGCGCCGCTGATCGGCCGCGCCCTGGCGGTCTATAACGTGACAGCGGATTCCGCAGGCGATCCCACGTACATCGATTTGGTCTACCTTCGCAAAGGAGTGATGACCGAGGCGCTCGCCACTTCGCCGCTGGGAACCGCGGTCACGGTGTGGGGGCCGCTTGGCAACGGTTTTTCCACCGTCGGGTGCGATCGTTTGATCATGGCCGTGGGCGGGATCGGACAAACGCCGATGCTGATGCTCGGCCGCGAAGCGATGGGATCTCAATCGTTCGGCAGCCCAGCTCGTGAGAACGGTTGGAGCAACCATGTCGAACTGATCTATGGTGCTCGCACGAAAGCACTGCTGGCCGGAGTGGACGATTTTCGCGGTGCCAAATTTCAAGTCACGTTGTGCACCGACGACGGTTCCGAAGGCGTGCGTCAGTTGGTTCCCGATGCGCTCGCAGCTCGATTGGCCGAATTGCCCCAGGACGAAAAGATCCGCGTGGTCACCTGCGGCCCCGAAATCATGATGGAAAAGGTGGCAGAGGTTTGCGCCGCCGCCAACATCGATTGCGACGTGTCGATGGAAACCCCGATGGCGTGTGGGATTGGCGTCTGTTTCTCATGCGTGGCGAAGATTCGCCAAGAAGGTCCCGAGCCATGGGATTACAAACGGACCTGTGTCGAAGGCCCGATCTTCAGTGCAAACGACGTCTGCTGGTAA
- a CDS encoding pseudouridine synthase, producing the protein MPRPSSKKSKSPRRSSPSEASSEKGAEIRLQKLLASAGFGSRRQCEELIIEGRVEVNGKIVDQLGSTVDPKEAKVFVDGTPLRSQKLVYYAVNKPVGVVTTNSDPQGRPRVIDMVPPTERVFPVGRLDRSSEGLILLTNDGELAQKLAHPKYQIKKVYRVVVAGKVDVKAMKQMEKGIYIAEGFVRVEGAKVIKAKGKATELEVTLREGKNREIRRIFARLGHKVQQLRRIAVGPLRLGEVPIGAYRVLGRDEVKKLRAAAEESIKLGAKEGGRSLSKAAIARNKTEKYRADSAKGTASKSSGGKTFGPKPVGSRRSGESRSGGAKARGVKPRGVRIDRSPSYEPPPKTGVIIGGEESETKPAKRKKTSTKRAKSAKRTTARGGIKRSGSRPTGSSRATKKPARGAGKPGGLASRNRNMKKKRRP; encoded by the coding sequence ATGCCACGCCCCAGCTCTAAAAAATCAAAATCCCCTCGCCGCAGCTCCCCATCGGAAGCATCCTCCGAAAAGGGGGCTGAAATTCGTTTGCAAAAACTGCTCGCTTCCGCCGGTTTTGGCAGCCGTCGTCAATGCGAAGAATTGATCATCGAGGGGCGTGTCGAGGTCAACGGCAAGATCGTGGACCAATTGGGCAGCACCGTGGATCCCAAAGAGGCCAAGGTTTTTGTGGACGGCACGCCGCTGCGTTCTCAAAAACTCGTCTACTATGCCGTCAACAAACCGGTCGGCGTTGTCACGACGAACTCCGACCCGCAGGGTCGTCCGCGAGTGATCGACATGGTGCCGCCGACCGAACGCGTGTTCCCGGTAGGGCGTTTGGACCGTAGCAGCGAAGGCTTGATCCTGTTGACCAACGATGGTGAACTGGCTCAAAAACTGGCTCACCCCAAGTATCAGATCAAAAAAGTCTATCGCGTGGTGGTCGCTGGCAAGGTTGACGTCAAAGCGATGAAGCAGATGGAGAAGGGGATCTACATCGCCGAAGGCTTTGTACGCGTCGAGGGCGCCAAGGTCATCAAGGCGAAGGGCAAGGCGACCGAGTTAGAGGTGACGCTTCGCGAAGGCAAGAACCGCGAAATCCGTCGTATCTTTGCCCGCCTAGGGCACAAAGTTCAACAGCTTCGCCGGATCGCCGTCGGCCCGCTTCGATTGGGCGAGGTTCCGATTGGTGCCTATCGTGTGCTCGGCCGCGACGAAGTCAAAAAGCTGCGTGCTGCTGCCGAAGAATCGATCAAGCTTGGAGCCAAGGAAGGTGGACGGTCATTATCCAAGGCCGCCATCGCCAGGAACAAGACGGAAAAGTATCGCGCGGACTCCGCAAAAGGGACAGCTTCAAAATCGTCCGGCGGCAAAACCTTTGGGCCCAAACCGGTCGGATCGCGACGCAGCGGCGAATCACGCTCGGGCGGCGCCAAAGCACGAGGCGTCAAGCCACGAGGTGTCCGCATTGATCGATCCCCGAGTTACGAGCCGCCACCGAAAACGGGGGTGATCATCGGCGGCGAAGAGTCGGAAACGAAACCGGCAAAACGCAAAAAAACGTCGACCAAGCGAGCCAAATCGGCAAAGCGAACGACCGCACGCGGCGGGATCAAACGCAGCGGCAGCCGACCGACCGGGTCGAGTCGAGCGACGAAAAAACCGGCTCGCGGCGCAGGGAAACCGGGAGGCTTAGCGTCCCGCAATCGTAACATGAAAAAGAAACGAAGACCGTAG
- a CDS encoding membrane or secreted protein: protein MRTTRLNLPTLLGVSLLFISFTGCRSGGWFPPAGTMNQQQANAIVHDPYPQNDIGPYEAASRPPSYQQPLPEPVRNRLIPDAMPWLGR from the coding sequence ATGCGAACCACACGACTGAATCTTCCCACCCTGCTGGGTGTTTCTCTTTTATTCATCAGTTTCACCGGATGCCGAAGCGGCGGATGGTTTCCCCCAGCCGGGACGATGAACCAACAGCAGGCCAACGCGATCGTCCACGATCCGTATCCGCAGAACGACATTGGGCCCTACGAGGCCGCTTCGCGACCGCCAAGCTACCAACAACCGCTGCCCGAACCGGTCCGCAACCGCTTGATTCCTGACGCGATGCCTTGGCTGGGTCGCTAA